One genomic window of Cannabis sativa cultivar Pink pepper isolate KNU-18-1 chromosome 2, ASM2916894v1, whole genome shotgun sequence includes the following:
- the LOC133034082 gene encoding uncharacterized protein LOC133034082, with protein sequence MNILSWNARGLGNPTAFRHLRLLISEQAPCVLFLMETKLQSGSISKFRNSLHFPHGIEVPRIGLSGGLMLLWKSNVDIAINNYSSNHIDCFVELHGGLSFHFTGFYGHPQVSHRVHTWTLLKRCFDIAPLQPWLVMGDFNEVLSNNDKIGGPIRNQHQIQAFQSTIDLCHLTPLTFEGELCTWTNKCQGAGNVKERLDYGFCNEFWADFYQPVTIKHLDFYHWDHRALKSQRHWCEDSPDHILQLTNNLASCASHLQTWHHQKFAILDELLSQEEDYWHQRSRISWLKSGDSNTKFFHQHANNRNSNNQIKKLEDPAGVTCTSSQEMQRIKFFLSQPYTPEEVYHALKSMSEDKSPGLDGMSIMFYTNYWSVVGPLVSLAVLDVLNNGYDPTLLNRTLITLIPKVKKPTKITQYRPISLCNVLYKLSAFLSQRLITDNVLVAFEVLHSLKNRKRGNKGFAAMKLDMSKAFDRVEWHFIQQVMLKMGFGDTIVQLISRCVQIVSYSFLLNGAVHGNITPRRGIRQGDPLSPYLFLICSEGFSRLLQYEESQGNLEGLKVSRSAPPVSHLLFADDSILFCRASRSSATAVSRCLDLYSRASGQVINHDKCVLSFSPNTRGKQNFFQHLLGMPIQPCHERYLGLPSFSGHDKSQLFSGITDRIWKLLNSWREQLFSIGGKEVPLKAVVQAIPTYAMSCFQLPAKLCHQIEQQMARFWWGSSASGNSIHWKNWNFLCKAKVHGGMGFRNFIHFNQALLAKHAWRLMDSPNSLLSGILQHRYYVNGDLLNAGLGNTPSYTWRSIVWGKELLKKGLGWRVGTGSNIQCNSQPWIPNHSSFLSLVYKGDDAMTVAHLITGSRQWNLEALQQNFSQPDIDNILSIPLSLYPSEDILIWHYSSTGCYTVKSGYQFDADSQDTTAPSSSSSSNDWWQNFWSLKLPSKVRIFAWRAFHDALPTAAILHFRHIASDSLCPICLHLSRITSMQDFMVHVSSVLSQDLFELFITVMWCLWSERNAEYHGKKTKLVQIIYDYVVKYLADYRKAQARTSSFTQQHHTTTSANIPAATTMTEKPTPKWTAPPPGQLKLNTDAAINMSSSLIGLGAILRNSHGKIVAAMSTSVKGRCKPEEIEAMALSWSLKTLLQLELPVHLIETDSLLVVQNLKKSTTHLTSFHAILNDVHFLVSNFPRARFANNEAHLLV encoded by the exons ATGAATATCCTAAGCTGGAATGCTCGGGGGTTAGGGAACCCGACTGCATTCCGTCATTTACGCTTGCTTATTTCTGAGCAAGCTCCCTGTGTTTTGTTTCTCATGGAAACTAAGTTACAATCTGGTAGTATCTCCAAATTCCGAAATAGTTTGCACTTTCCTCATGGTATTGAAGTTCCTCGAATTGGATTAAGTGGTGGTCTTATGCTATTATGGAAATCGAATGTGGATATTGCAATTAATAATTACTCTTCCAACCACATTGATTGTTTTGTTGAACTTCATGGTGGACTATCTTTTCACTTCACTGGTTTTTATGGTCATCCCCAAGTCAGCCACCGAGTTCATACATGGACCTTACTCAAAAGATGTTTTGACATAGCTCCTCTTCAACCATGGCTTGTTATGGGTGATTTCAACGAGGTACTTTCAAATAATGATAAAATTGGTGGCCCTATCCGCAATCAGCATCAAATTCAAGCTTTTCAATCCACCATTGATCTCTGTCATCTCACTCCACTTACTTTTGAAGGAGAACTTTGTACTTGGACAAATAAGTGTCAAGGTGCTGGGAATGTCAAGGAAAGGCTAGATTATGGGTTTTGTAATGAATTTTGGGCAGATTTTTACCAACCTGTTACAATTAAGCATCTCGATTTTTATCACTGGGACCACCGTGCCTTAAAATCTCAA AGACATTGGTGTGAGGATTCACCTGATCATATCTTACAGCTTACTAACAATTTGGCCTCTTGTGCATCTCATTTACAAACTTGGCATCATCAGAAATTCG CCATTTTGGATGAGCTCCTCTCTCAAGAAGAAGATTATTGGCACCAGAGATCGAGAATTTCATGGTTAAAATCTGGTGATTCCAACACGAAATTCTTCCACCAACATGCCAATAACAGAAATTCGAATAATCAGATTAAGAAGCTTGAAGATCCTGCTGGTGTTACTTGCACCAGTAGCCAGGAGATG CAGAGAATCAAGTTTTTTTTATCTCAGCCGTACACACCAGAAGAAGTTTACCATGCTTTGAAATCAATGTCCGAAGATAAAAGCCCTGGTTTAGACGGTATGTCCATAATGTTTTACACAAATTATTGGTCTGTTGTTGGTCCTCTTGTATCCTTAGCTGTCCTTGATGTTCTCAACAATGGCTATGATCCAACTTTGCTTAATCGAACATTGATTACCCTCATTCCTAAAGTTAAAAAGCCTACCAAGATTACACAGTACAGACCTATAAGTCTCTGCAATGTTCTGTACAAACTT AGTGCTTTTCTATCACAACGACTTATCACTGATAATGTTCTTGTTGCCTTTGAAGTTCTTCATTCACTTAAAAATAGAAAGAGGGGTAACAAAGGTTTTGCGGCCATGAAACTCGATATGAGTAAGGCCTTTGACAGGGTTGAGTGGCATTTTATTCAACAAGTCATGCTCAAAATGGGGTTTGGAGATACAATTGTTCAGCTGATTTCTCGATGTGTGCAAATAGTATCCTATTCTTTTCTTTTGAATGGTGCTGTCCATGGTAACATTACTCCTCGGAGGGGAATTAGACAGGGAGATCCACTCTCTCCCTATCTATTTCTTATCTGTTCTGAAGGTTTCTCCCGCTTACTTCAATATGAAGAGTCCCAAGGTAATCTAGAAGGCTTGAAAGTATCAAGATCTGCACCACCAGTTTCGCACTTACTCTTTGCAGATGATAGTATATTGTTTTGTCGGGCTTCTAGATCTTCAGCTACTGCTGTTAGCAGATGTCTTGACTTGTATAGTCGTGCTTCAGGCCAAGTAATCAATCATGACAAATGTGTCCTCTCTTTTTCGCCAAATACCAGGGGTAAGCAGAATTTTTTTCAGCATTTACTTGGTATGCCTATTCAACCATGTCATGAACGCTATCTTGGACTTCCTTCTTTTTCGGGACATGATAAAAGTCAGCTCTTTAGTGGCATTACTGACAGAATATGGAAGCTTCTCAATTCTTGGAGGGAACAACTATTCTCCATAGGGGGGAAGGAGGTTCCTCTCAAGGCAGTAGTTCAAGCGATTCCAACTTACGCTATGAGTTGCTTCCAACTTCCGGCAAAGCTTTGTCATCAAATCGAACAACAAATGGCGAGGTTTTGGTGGGGTTCTTCAGCTTCTGGAAATTCAATTCATTGGAAGAATTGGAATTTTCTTTGTAAAGCTAAAGTGCATGGAGGTATGGGGTTTCGAAACTTCATACATTTCAACCAAGCTTTGCTTGCAAAACATGCATGGCGCCTTATGGATTCTCCAAACTCTCTACTTAGTGGAATTCTGCAGCATAGATATTATGTAAATGGTGATCTGTTAAATGCTGGTTTGGGTAATACACCCTCTTACACTTGGAGATCAATAGTTTGGGGTAAGGAGTTGCTTAAAAAAGGACTGGGATGGCGAGTAGGAACTGGTTCTAATATTCAATGTAACTCTCAACCATGGATTCCTAATCATTCATCTTTTTTGTCACTGGTTTATAAGGGAGATGATGCTATGACAGTTGCTCATCTCATTACTGGTTCTAGACAATGGAATTTAGAGGCACTTCAACAAAATTTCTCACAACCTGACATTGATAATATACTTTCAATTCCATTGAGCCTTTATCCATCTGAGGATATTCTgatttggcattactcttcaACAGGCTGCTACACAGTCAAAAGTGGATATCAGTTTGATGCAGACTCTCAAGATACTACTGCTCCTAGTAGTTCTAGTTCCTCTAATGATTGGTGGCAGAATTTTTGGAGCTTGAAACTACCATCTAAAGTCCGTATCTTTGCTTGGAGGGCTTTTCATGATGCACTTCCAACTGCTGCAATTCTGCACTTTAGACACATTGCATCAGATTCCTTGTGTCCAATCT GTTTGCATCTGTCTCGAATCACTTCAATGCAAGATTTCATGGTTCATGTCTCCTCTGTCCTCTCCCAAGATTTGTTTGAGCTCTTTATAACTGTTATGTGGTGTTTATGGAGTGAGAGGAATGCTGAATACCATGGCAAAAAGACTAAACTAGTGCAGATTATTTATGATTATGTTGTTAAGTATTTGGCTGACTATCGCAAGGCTCAAGCACGAACATCATCTTTTACACAGCAGCATCACACCACTACCAGTGCTAATATTCCTGCTGCTACAACCATGACAGAGAAGCCTACCCCAAAATGGACAGCTCCACCTCCAGgccaacttaaattgaatacaGATGCGGCAATAAATATGTCTTCAAGTTTGATTGGTTTGGGTGCTATACTTCGAAACTCTCATGGAAAGATAGTTGCTGCAATGTCTACATCAGTCAAAGGGCGTTGCAAACCAGAGGAGATAGAGGCAATGGCACTATCCTGGAGCCTCAAAACACTGCTTCAACTTGAACTACCAGTGCATCTAATTGAAACTGACTCACTCTTGGTTGTTCAAAATTTGAAGAAGTCCACTACACATCTCACATCTTTTCATGCTATTCTTAATGATGTACACTTTCTAGTGTCCAATTTCCCACGAGCACGGTTTGCTAATAACGAAGCCCATTTGTTGGTTTAG
- the LOC115718506 gene encoding protein S40-7 — PTRPVMDIPGKNRARHRPSTSTERFLVGAFSHSPSDNAVTSTSAGDGDELNEDDIFWTGDFSAESNHNNISASPSSTSASRVLNNNRLLQPKGFAAQPEGFGILAALPENETSSPKLRDHSNFYNKASISSSSSSSSSSSRLIPVIPKPPQERIMPVPSSSVKYHQSVPVNVPMMSKAMSKPRDFFAVDADVGDDDGEAEMLPPHEIVARSSTQSPMLAYSVLEGVGRTLKGRDLRQVRNAIWRQTGFLD; from the coding sequence CCGACCCGACCCGTTATGGACATACCCGGAAAGAACCGTGCCCGCCACAGGCCATCCACATCCACCGAACGCTTCCTCGTCGGCGCGTTCTCCCACTCGCCGTCTGATAATGCTGTAACCAGCACCAGCGCCGGCGACGGTGACGAGCTCAACGAGGACGATATCTTTTGGACCGGTGATTTCTCTGCCGAATCCAACCACAACAACATCTCCGCCTCTCCTTCCTCAACGTCTGCTTCTCGTGTTCTCAACAATAATCGTCTTCTTCAACCCAAGGGCTTCGCTGCTCAACCCGAAGGATTTGGAATCCTCGCCGCTCTTCCCGAGAACGAGACTTCGTCACCTAAACTACGGGACCATTCCAATTTTTACAATAAGGCTTCGATTTCgtcttcgtcttcttcttcgtcttcctCTTCGCGTTTGATTCCAGTGATTCCGAAGCCTCCGCAAGAACGCATAATGCCTGTTCCTTCTTCTTCGGTGAAGTACCACCAATCTGTTCCGGTGAACGTTCCTATGATGTCCAAGGCCATGTCCAAACCCAGGGACTTCTTTGCTGTAGATGCTGATGTCGGTGATGATGACGGCGAAGCCGAAATGTTGCCACCTCACGAGATTGTGGCAAGAAGCTCCACGCAATCTCCGATGCTTGCTTATTCGGTTCTTGAAGGCGTGGGAAGAACCCTGAAAGGTAGGGATCTTCGTCAGGTTCGGAATGCGATATGGCGACAAACAGGTTTCCTTGATTAA